In Arachis hypogaea cultivar Tifrunner chromosome 2, arahy.Tifrunner.gnm2.J5K5, whole genome shotgun sequence, a genomic segment contains:
- the LOC112732550 gene encoding protein P21: MMATTKTLSIFLVLATTYLAAARAAQFDIINKCSYTVWAAAVPTGGGRQLNSGQTWTIQVAARTTAARIWARTGCSFDGSGNGHCNTGDCGGRLQCSGYGQPPNTLAEFALNQYNNLDFYDISLVDGFNVPMQFSPTSNGCTRSISCTADIIGQCPSQLKTNGGCNNPCTVFKTDQYCCNSGSCSATDYSRYFKTRCPDAYSYPKDDQTSTFTCPGGTNYKVVFCP, from the coding sequence ATGATGGCCACAACCAAAACCCTCTCCATCTTCCTCGTCCTCGCCACCACATACCTCGCTGCCGCCAGGGCAGCACAGTTTGACATAATCAACAAATGCTCCTACACCGTCTGGGCCGCCGCGGTGCCCACCGGAGGCGGCCGGCAGCTTAACTCTGGCCAAACATGGACCATTCAGGTTGCTGCCCGCACGACCGCAGCACGCATTTGGGCCCGAACAGGATGCAGCTTCGACGGTTCAGGAAACGGACACTGCAACACCGGCGACTGCGGCGGTCGGCTCCAGTGCAGCGGATACGGCCAACCACCAAACACGCTGGCAGAATTCGCCCTAAACCAATACAACAACCTGGACTTCTACGACATATCCTTGGTGGACGGTTTCAACGTTCCCATGCAGTTCAGCCCCACCTCAAACGGGTGCACGCGCTCCATTAGCTGCACTGCCGACATCATCGGACAGTGCCCTAGCCAGCTGAAGACTAATGGCGGCTGCAACAACCCTTGCACTGTTTTCAAGACGGATCAGTATTGTTGCAATTCTGGTAGCTGCAGCGCCACTGATTATTCAAGATATTTTAAAACTAGGTGCCCTGACGCATACAGTTACCCTAAGGATGACCAGACAAGCACGTTTACTTGCCCCGGAGGAACCAACTACAAGGTTGTCTTTTGCCCTTGA
- the LOC112732559 gene encoding putative UDP-rhamnose:rhamnosyltransferase 1, translating to MSENATHHVVMLPWSAFGHLIPFFQLSIDIAKSGIHVSFISTPKNIQRLPKPPSDLSHLFHLVEIPFPSSLDSSHLFGGEATVDIPFDKIQYLKLAWDQMQNPVKEFVSKLQPNWIICDFHAHWAVEIAQELHVKLMYFSVYSASTIVFFGPPGQMRAPTSPEDLTSPREWVNFPSSVAFQRNEAIAFYQSAYIENVTGLRDIDRVASVIDSANALSFRSCYEMEGEYLNLYQELIEKPVIPIGLLPPEMPERRLVDEFWSKTFEWLDAQATKSVVFVGFGSECKLSKDQVFEIAYGLELSELPFLWTLRKPSWAIHDHDSLPLGFCERTSKRGKVCFGWAPQKEILAHKSIGGSLFHSGWGSIIETLMFGHTLVVLPFVVDQPLNAKALVDKGLAIEVKRNNEDGSFSRDDIAKCLREAMVLEEGEKLRIKTREIAKVVGDLKLHHDYMEEFVKFLRT from the coding sequence ATGTCTGAGAATGCAACTCATCATGTGGTGATGCTTCCATGGTCTGCATTTGGCCATTTGATTCCGTTTTTCCAACTCTCCATAGACATAGCCAAATCAGGCATTCATGTCTCCTTCATTTCAACACCAAAAAATATTCAAAGGCTTCCAAAACCACCTTCAGATTTATCTCATCTTTTCCATTTGGTGGAAATTCCATTTCCATCATCATTAGACTCATCACATCTGTTTGGTGGTGAGGCTACTGTGGACATTCCATTTGACAAAATTCAGTACCTCAAGTTAGCATGGGATCAAATGCAAAATCCAGTGAAGGAATTTGTGTCTAAGTTGCAACCAAATTGGATCATTTGTGACTTCCATGCACACTGGGCTGTAGAGATTGCTCAAGAGCTTCAtgtgaaactcatgtacttctctgTTTACTCTGCTTCCACTATTGTGTTCTTTGGACCACCGGGTCAAATGAGAGCACCAACATCGCCAGAAGACCTAACATCACCAAGAGAATGGGTGAATTTTCCGTCTTCAGTGGCTTTTCAACGAAACGAGGCCATTGCGTTCTATCAAAGTGCATACATAGAAAACGTGACAGGGTTAAGAGACATTGATAGGGTTGCCAGTGTAATAGACAGCGCAAATGCTCTATCATTTCGCAGCTGCTATGAGATGGAAGGTGAGTATTTGAATCTATATCAAGAACTTATTGAGAAGCCGGTGATTCCTATAGGTTTGCTTCCTCCGGAGATGCCAGAGAGAAGACTTGTTGATGAGTTTTGGAGTAAGACTTTCGAGTGGCTTGATGCGCAAGCAACAAAGTCGGTAGTCTTTGTTGGGTTTGGTAGTGAGTGTAAGTTGAGCAAAGATCAAGTTTTTGAGATAGCTTATGGATTAGAGCTTTCTGAACTTCCATTTTTGTGGACATTGAGAAAACCAAGCTGGGCAATTCATGATCATGATTCTCTGCCTCTTGGATTTTGTGAAAGAACATCAAAGAGAGGAAAAGTTTGTTTTGGATGGGCACCACAAAAGGAAATTTTGGCACATAAATCTATTGGGGGGTCTTTGTTTCATTCTGGCTGGGGATCTATAATTGAGACTTTGATGTTTGGCCACACTCTTGTAGTGTTGCCATTCGTTGTTGATCAACCTCTCAATGCAAAGGCTTTGGTTGATAAGGGTCTTGCTATTGAAGTGAAGAGAAATAATGAAGATGGTTCATTTAGTAGAGATGACATAGCCAAATGCCTCAGAGAAGCTATGGTATTGGAGGAAGGAGAGAAGCTTAGAATCAAGACAAGAGAAATTGCTAAAGTTGTAGGCGATTTGAAGCTTCACCATGATTACATGGAAGAATTTGTCAAGTTTCTTAGGACTTGA
- the LOC112732573 gene encoding putative disease resistance RPP13-like protein 1, with product MAGVLVGGAFLSGFINVVLDRLISADAVNLVVGKKLSPDLVERLKNALTDAGALVDDAELKQLDNHDVKEWLNSLRDALYTADDLLDHVCTKAATQKGVRNFLPSFLNSEDRKMVNEIERVVRRIEDLENRKGKLGLEKISTASFSWKTPSTSLVRGNVCGREDDKKALIKMLNDNNEHHLSVISIVGMGGVGKTTLAQWMYNNAELMEGFDRKAWVCVSENFNIVETTRNIVKEISANTQDLDSFNSIQDALKKGLSEKKFFIVLDDVWSNDHHQWKDFLAPFQYGAKGSTILLTTRKEDVGSVVQTNCHPHYLIPLSEDYCWSVFAANASFPESNGSPTLEGIGKKIAKKCDGLPLAAETLGCLCRRHDAKEWEKILRSDIWGFSTNDSKIVPALLISYFHLAAHLKRCFVHCALFPKDYHFKKDELILLWMAEDLLRLPKRGESLEEVGCKCFEELVSRLFFKKLQDNDEYFVMHDLLHDLAIFLAGDFYCRIEELGEQEEKKVLTRHLSYFPPERLHHPISKVFNSNAKLESFRTSLYIDDLFSMESVASKFICLRVLSFHKLDVLPDSIGESIHLRYLNLSWTDINRLPESLCNLYNLQTLILYGCSKLTMLPINMHNLVNLRHLDLRKTCLEEMPGGISKMKHLHTLSSFVVGKHEDNGIKELGGLSNLHGSLELKKLENIVDVKEAENARMTNKNLMNELYLEWSSGDDMVPNTIAERDILDSLQPHNSLKELTIKGYKGTIFPDWVGHCSYNNMTSVSLESCNNCCMLPSLGQLPSLKALRIQGFGQLKCVDMEFYKNEGDHHSSHIASFPSLESLKFDNMPCWEEWHLPDSKAFPELKSLEIIDCPMLKGDMLYRVLMRIVSSSLDALKVRKLVIVEFRSGWLLDRIPGMSLKRDTLSIRGCEYVVESAINEMMSIKHLPSLQEIEIFGCSFAVSWPLLPKSLQKLKITVCSKVEFPQQKYDLVELLIYSCRSLTSLSLDVFPNLKNLKIHNCRNLESVSMSEAPHAALQRLSIVYCSKLVSFAGEGLAAPNLIHLEITGCWKLEALPRDMKSLLPSLQSLVISGCSDMCRLAEGGLPLNLKELYVGNCEQQMRDLSWMPNFHALTHLTLYGYKCKNIKSYPEVGSLPHLPSLTTLHIEHFDNLETLECNELLRLTSLQQLHIEYCSKLGNMEGEKLPPSLLLLKIEGCRLLGGLCKNKHQQIWPKISHIPTIKFSE from the coding sequence ATGGCTGGAGTTCTTGTTGGTGGAGCTTTTCTGTCCGGCTTCATTAATGTTGTGCTAGACAGGCTCATTTCTGCTGATGCTGTCAACTTGGTTGTGGGCAAGAAGCTTAGCCCTGACTTGGTTGAAAGGCTGAAGAATGCTCTGACAGATGCTGGAGCTCTTGTTGATGATGCAGAGCTCAAGCAACTTGATAACCATGATGTGAAGGAGTGGCTCAACTCTCTCCGAGATGCTCTTTACACTGCTGATGACTTGCTGGACCATGTCTGCACCAAAGCTGCAACTCAAAAGGGGGTACGCAATTTCTTGCCTAGCTTCTTGAATTCTGAAGACAGGAAGATGGTCAATGAGATAGAAAGGGTGGTTAGAAGGATAGAAGATCTTGAGAACCGCAAAGGAAAGCTTGGGCTTGAAAAGATTTCCACTGCTAGCTTCTCCTGGAAAACTCCATCCACTTCTCTTGTAAGAGGGAATGTGTGTGGCAGGGAGGATGACAAGAAGGCCTTAATCAAGATGCTGAATGACAACAATGAGCATCACCTGTCTGTGATCTCTATTGTTGGCATGGGTGGTGTTGGTAAAACTACTTTGGCTCAATGGATGTATAATAATGCAGAGTTGATGGAGGGATTTGATCGGAAAGCATGGGTTTGCGTTTCGGAAAACTTCAATATTGTTGAGACTACAAGGAATATAGTAAAGGAGATCTCTGCAAATACTCAGGATCTTGATagcttcaattcaattcaagatgCTTTGAAGAAAGGATTGTCCGAAAAGAAGTTCTTTATTGTTTTGGATGATGTTTGGAGCAATGATCATCATCAATGGAAGGATTTTCTAGCCCCTTTTCAATATGGGGCTAAGGGAAGTACTATTCTTCTGACTACTCGCAAGGAAGATGTtggttcagttgtccaaacaAATTGTCACCCTCACTATCTCATTCCATTATCAGAAGACTATTGTTGGTCAGTGTTTGCAGCCAATGCTTCTTTTCCAGAATCAAATGGGAGCCCAACACTAGAAGGAATAGGCAAAAAGATTGCCAAGAAGTGCGATGGTTTGCCATTAGCAGCAGAAACACTTGGTTGCTTGTGCAGAAGGCATGATGCTAAGGAATGGGAAAAAATCTTAAGGAGTGATATTTGGGGATTTTCTACAAATGACAGTAAGATTGTTCCAGCATTGTTAATTAGTTACTTTCACCTTGCTGCACATTTGAAGCGTTGTTTTGTTCATTGTGCACTGTTTCCAAAAGATTATCACTTTAAGAAAGATGAACTAATTTTGTTGTGGATGGCCGAAGATCTTTTAAGACTaccaaagagaggagagagcttggAAGAGGTTGGTTGCAAGTGTTTTGAAGAATTAGTTTCAAGGTTATTCTTTAAAAAGCTTCAAGACAATGATGAGTATTTTGTGATGCATGATCTCTTGCATGACTTGGCAATATTCCTTGCTGGAGATTTCTATTGTAGAATAGAAGAACTTGgtgaacaagaagaaaagaaggttctCACTCGCCATTTGTCATATTTCCCACCTGAAAGGTTACATCATCCAATCTCAAAAGTCTTTAACTCCAATGCAAAGTTGGAATCTTTCAGGACATCGTTGTATATCGATGATTTATTCAGCATGGAAAGTGTAGCATCTAAGTTTATATGCTTGAGAGTTTTATCCTTTCATAAACTTGATGTATTACCTGATTCAATAGGTGAATCGATTCATCTACGGTATTTGAATCTGTCTTGGACTGACATTAACAGGTTGCCAGAATCATTGTGCAACTTGTATAATCTACAAACTTTAATATTGTATGGATGTTCTAAGTTGACCATGTTGCCCATTAACATGCACAATCTTGTGAATTTACGGCATCTTGATCTTAGGAAAACTTGTTTGGAAGAAATGCCAGGAGGAATAAGCAAAATGAAACACTTGCATACCTTAAGCTCCTTTGTGGTGGGGAAGCATGAAGATAATGGAATCAAGGAATTAGGAGGGCTCTCAAATCTTCATGGATCACTTGAGCTTAAGAAGTTGGAGAATATTGTTGATGTGAAAGAAGCAGAGAATGCAAGGATGACAAACAAGAATCTGATGAACGAATTATACTTGGAGTGGTCTTCAGGTGATGATATGGTTCCGAACACAATAGCCGAAAGAGATATACTGGACAGCTTGCAACCTCACAACAGCTTGAAAGAGTTGACCATCAAGGGATACAAGGGTACAATATTTCCAGATTGGGTGGGACACTGTTCTTACAACAATATGACAAGTGTATCTCTAGAGTCTTGCAACAATTGCTGCATGCTGCCTTCACTTGGACAGTTGCCATCTCTTAAGGCCCTGCGCATTCAAGGTTTTGGTCAGCTGAAGTGTGTTGACATGGAGTTTTACAAGAATGAAGGAGATCATCATTCTTCGCATATTGCATCGTTTCCCTCACTTGAGAGTTTGAAGTTTGATAACATGCCATGTTGGGAGGAGTGGCACTTACCTGACTCAAAAGCTTTTCCTGAGCTTAAGAGTCTTGAAATAATAGATTGTCCAATGTTAAAGGGAGATATGCTTTATCGGGTATTGATGAGAATCGTTTCTTCTTCATTGGATGCTTTGAAAGTTCGCAAGTTAGTTATAGTTGAATTTCGATCAGGATGGCTTCTAGACAGAATTCCAGGTATGTCACTTAAAAGGGACACATTATCAATTAGGGGATGTGAATATGTGGTGGAGTCTGCAATTAACGAAATGATGAGCATTAAGCATCTACCCTCCCTCCAAGAAATAGAAATCTTCGGATGTTCGTTTGCTGTGTCCTGGCCTTTACTACCCAAATCTTTGCAAAAGCTCAAAATCACGGTGTGCAGCAAAGTGGAATTCCCGCAGCAAAAGTATGATTTGGTAGAGCTACTAATATACAGCTGTCGTTCACTGACCTCCTTGTCGTTGGATGTCTTTCCCAATCTCAAGAATCTCAAGATACATAATTGTAGGAATCTGGAATCAGTGTCAATGTCAGAGGCACCACACGCTGCTCTTCAGCGTCTCTCCATTGTTTACTGCTCCAAATTAGTTTCATTTGCAGGAGAAGGACTGGCTGCACCCAACTTGATTCATCTCGAGATAACAGGGTGCTGGAAGTTGGAGGCATTACCACGTGACATGAAGAGTCTACTCCCAAGTCTCCAGTCTCTTGTGATATCTGGTTGCTCAGATATGTGCAGGTTGGCAGAGGGTGGTTTACCGCTTAACTTGAAAGAACTTTATGTGGGAAATTGCGAGCAACAAATGAGGGATCTATCATGGATGCCCAACTTCCACGCCCTCACTCATCTTACACTTTATGGTTATAAGTGTAAGAACATAAAGTCATACCCAGAGGTGGGTTCGCTGCCTCACCTTCCCTCCCTTACCACTCTACATATCGAACACTTTGATAATCTGGAGACATTGGAGTGCAACGAGCTTCTCCGCCTCACCTCTCTTCAACAATTGCACATTGAGTACTGTTCAAAGCTGGGGAATATGGAAGGAGAAAAGCTGCCTCCCTCTCTCTTGCTACTCAAAATTGAAGGGTGTCGTTTGCTGGGAGGATTATGCAAGAATAAGCATCAacaaatttggcccaaaatttccCACATCCCCACCATTAAATTTTCTGAATAG
- the LOC112732568 gene encoding putative disease resistance RPP13-like protein 1, whose protein sequence is MAGALVGGAFLSGFINVVFDRFLSSEAANLIIGKKLGPDLVERLRISLHAAEALVDDAEYKQLDNPSVKDWLNSLREVVYVADDLLDSVLTIEATRKEVRSFWPISFLNRDREIVDKMEDVVRRINFLEKQKDFLGLEKTTKKNFLSWRIPSTSLVEGNIFGREKEQDEIIKIINDNREHQLSVIPIVGIGGVGKTTLAQWLYNNDKLMEGFQVKEWVCISEHFDIAQVTKNIIGQNARCIDDFNSLQLELKEKLSAKKFFIVLDDVWSDDGDVWKKFKTPFQYGAKGSTILVTTRVKEVASVVQTCPPYVLSELSEDCCWSVFANNACFPESNGSSILEEIGRKIVKKCKGLPLAVETLGRMLRTKHNVKEWEDVLISDIWEFSVKNSKIIPALLISYFHLPAHLKRCFVHCSLYPKDYDFDKAELILLWMAEDLLRPPKRGESLEEVGCECFDELASRLFFKQHKDSSKNFVMHDLLHDLALFLAGDFYCRFKELGDAEHICPQTRHLSYESLSHLISNDFDSISKVESLRTFLPTKIFSCSDNIDCVTCILISKLKYLRVLSFLWFTKLDVLPDSIGELTYLRYLDLSRTSIKTLPDSLCDLYNLQTLKLDDCSSLTMLPNSMHKLVNLQHLYIKRTSLKEMPGRMSKLKKLHILSNFVVGKHEVNGIQELGGLLNLHGSFEIKKLENVADVKEARSARITDKKNIDKLQLEWSSSDDMVSNTQIERDILHSLQPHKGLKALTITGYKGTTFPNWVGNRSYNNMTRVSLVSCTNCCMLPSLGQLPSLKSLRIGGFDQLKSIGMEFYKNEDDHHSLHVAPFLSLETLEFSDMPSWEVWHLTNSETFPQLRKLEITDCPMLKEDMLNQVFLQIIFSLSEVSKIRKLLVGEDHFGSSQRMILEGDTLIISGYKSVVESAFEAMNINHLACLQELRIIQCWFAVSFQGNHLPKSLQKLTIENCGELEFGDHHQLHYNLVDLSIEAGSCSSLTSFSLDAFPNLKTLKISECKNLKSLSLSQPPHTALQHLTIYSCPEFVSFPGEGLAAPNLTHLEVTDCNKLEALPSDMNTLLPNLKSLHMLHCLGICRLPEGGLPPNLKELTIGVCEEQLKDLSWMGNLDSLTHFTILGFDCDSLKSFPEAGSLPQLPSLTTLKISWFENLETLECNELLRLASLQQLIIEECHELQKMAGEMLPSSLLLLQVERCPLLAEGCKMKHQQVWSKLSHIRTIEVDGEHIF, encoded by the coding sequence ATGGCTGGTGCACTTGTTGGTGGAGCTTTTCTCTCTGGCTTCATTAATGTTGTCTTTGACAGGTTCCTTTCTTCCGAGGCTGCCAACTTGATCATTGGCAAGAAGCTTGGCCCTGACTTAGTTGAAAGACTAAGGATTTCTCTGCATGCTGCTGAagctttggttgatgatgctgagTACAAGCAATTGGACAACCCTTCTGTGAAGGACTGGCTCAACAGTCTCAGGGAAGTTGTTTATGTTGCTGATGACTTGCTGGATTCTGTCCTCACCATAGAGGCTACTCGAAAGGAGGTACGTTCTTTCTGGCCTATTAGCTTCCTCAACCGAGATAGGGAGATAGTAGATAAGATGGAAGATGTGGTTAGAAGGATAAACTTTCTTGAAAAACAGAAGGATTTCCTTGGTCTTGAAAAGACTACCAAGAAGAACTTCTTGTCATGGAGAATTCCATCCACATCTCTTGTTGAAGGAAATATCTTTGGCAGGGAAAAAGAGCAAGATGAAATAATCAAGATAATAAATGATAATAGAGAGCATCAGTTGTCTGTGATCCCCATTGTGGGCATAGGTGGAGTTGGTAAAACAACTTTAGCACAATGGTTATACAATAATGACAAGTTGATGGAGGGGTTTCAAGTCAAAGAATGGGTTTGCATATCAGAACACTTTGATATTGCTCAAGTTACAAAGAATATCATAGGCCAAAATGCTCGATGTATTGATGATTTCAACTCACTTCAacttgaattgaaggaaaaattaTCTGCAAAGAAGTTCTTTATTGTTCTGGATGATGTTTGGAGTGATGATGGTGATGTTTGGAAGAAATTTAAGACCCCTTTCCAATATGGGGCCAAGGGAAGTACAATTCTTGTAACAACTCGTGTCAAAGAGGTTGCCTCTGTAGTCCAAACTTGTCCCCCTTATGTTCTTAGTGAGTTGTCTGAAGATTGTTGTTGGTCAGTGTTCGCAAACAATGCTTGTTTTCCAGAATCAAATGGGAGTTCAATACTAGAAGAAATTGGAAGAAAGATTGTCAAGAAGTGTAAGGGATTACCATTAGCTGTGGAAACACTTGGACGTATGTTGCGGACGAAGCACAATGTTAAGGAATGGGAAGATGTACTAATTAGTGATATTTGGGAATTTTCGGtgaaaaatagtaaaattattCCAGCATTGTTAATTAGTTACTTCCACCTTCCTGCACATTTGAAGCGTTGCTTTGTTCATTGTTCATTGTATccgaaagattatgattttgataaAGCTGAATTAATTTTGCTATGGATGGCAGAAGATCTTTTAAGGCCAccaaagagaggagagagtttAGAAGAAGTTGGTTGCGAGTGTTTTGATGAACTAGCTTCCAGATTATTTTTTAAACAACATAAGGACTCTTCCAAGAATTTTGTGATGCATGACCTCTTACATGATTTAGCATTGTTCcttgctggagacttctattgtAGATTTAAAGAGCTTGGTGATGCAGAGCATATCTGTCCACAAACTCGTCATTTGTCCTATGAAAGCTTGAGTCACTTGATCTCAAATGATTTTGATTCAATCAGTAAAGTAGAATCTTTGAGAACATTCTTGCCAACCAAGATCTTTTCTTGTTCAGACAACATTGATTGTGTAACATGTATCCTAATATCCAAGCTCAAATATTTGAGAGTTTTGTCATTTCTCTGGTTCACAAAACTTGATGTATTGCCTGATTCAATAGGTGAATTGACCTATTTGCGTTACTTGGATCTCTCTAGAACGAGTATTAAGACACTACCAGATTCCTTGTGTGATTTGTATAATCTACAAACATTGAAGCTGGATGACTGCTCTAGTTTGACTATGTTACCCAACAGCATGCACAAGCTTGTGAATTTGCAGCATCTCTATATTAAGAGAACTTCTTTGAAAGAAATGCCAGGAAGAATGAGCAAATTGAAAAAGTTGCACATTTTAAGCAACTTTGTGGTGGGCAAGCATGAAGTCAATGGAATCCAAGAATTAGGAGGGCTTTTAAATCTTCATGGATCATTTGAGATTAAGAAATTGGAGAATGTTGCTGATGTCAAAGAAGCAAGGAGTGCAAGGATAACAGATAAGAAGAACATTGACAAATTACAGTTGGAATGGTCTTCAAGTGATGATATGGTTTCAAACACACAAATAGAAAGAGATATACTTCACAGCTTGCAACCACACAAAGGCTTGAAAGCATTGACAATAACAGGATACAAGGGTACAACATTTCCAAATTGGGTTGGGAACCGTTCCTACAACAATATGACTCGTGTATCTCTAGTGTCCTGCACCAATTGTTGCATGCTTCCATCACTTGGACAGCTGCCATCTCTGAAGTCCCTTAGAATTGGAGGTTTTGATCAGCTGAAGAGTATTGGCATGGAGTTTTACAAGAATGAAGATGATCATCATTCTTTGCATGTTGCACCTTTTCTCTCACTAGAGACTTTGGAGTTTTCTGATATGCCAAGTTGGGAGGTGTGGCACTTAACCAACTCAGAAACTTTTCCTCAACTCAGGAAGCTTGAAATAACAGATTGTCCAATGCTAAAGGAAGATATGCTTAATCAGGTATTCTTGCAAATAATTTTTTCATTGTCAGAGGTGTCGAAAATTCGCAAGCTACTTGTAggtgaagatcattttggaagcAGTCAACGGATGATTCTTGAAGGGGATACTTTAATAATTAGTGGATATAAGTCAGTGGTGGAGTCAGCATTTGAGGCAATGAACATCAACCACCTAGCTTGCCTCCAAGAACTAAGAATCATACAATGTTGGTTTGCTGTATCCTTTCAAGGAAATCACTTACCAAAATCTTTGCAAAAGTTGACAATTGAGAATTGTGGTGAACTGGAATTCGGAGATCACCATCAACTGCACTACAATTTAGTAGATCTATCCATAGAAGCAGGTAGCTGTagttcactcacctcattctcaTTGGATGCCTTTCCAAATCTCAAGACTCTCAAGATATCAGAATGTAAGAATCTGAAATCACTTTCATTGTCACAGCCACCACACACTGCCCTTCAACATCTCACCATCTATAGCTGCCCCGAATTCGTGTCATTTCCGGGAGAAGGACTAGCTGCACCGAACTTGACTCATCTTGAAGTCACAGATTGTAACAAGTTGGAGGCATTGCCGAGTGACATGAATACTCTTCTTCCCAATCTAAAATCTCTCCACATGCTACATTGCCTAGGAATTTGTAGGTTGCCAGAAGGTGGTTTGCCACCTAACTTGAAAGAGCTTACTATTGGAGTTTGTGAGGAACAACTGAAGGATCTATCTTGGATGGGAAATTTGGACTCCCTCACTCATTTTACCATTCTTGGTTTTGATTGTGATAGCTTGAAGTCATTCCCGGAGGCCGGTTCCCTGCCTCAACTTCCCTCCCTTACCACCCTAAAGATCAGTTGGTTTGAGAATCTGGAGACGTTAGAATGCAACGAGCTTCTCCGCCTTGCCTCCCTCCAACAATTAATAATTGAAGAATGTCATGAGCTGCAGAAAATGGCAGGGGAAATGCTGCCTTCCTCTTTGTTATTGCTTCAAGTTGAAAGATGTCCTTTGTTGGCAGAAGGCTGCAAGATGAAGCACCAACAAGTTTGGTCAAAACTTTCACACATCCGCACCATTGAAGTTGATGGAGAACACATTTTCTGA